A segment of the Cotesia glomerata isolate CgM1 linkage group LG2, MPM_Cglom_v2.3, whole genome shotgun sequence genome:
atatttaatattagatGTGTTCATGATCGTTAATCGATTTTAGatctaatttttgaaattatatgttattcattatatttaaaatatgtatgTGCAAAGGGAGGAAGTGTCAGAAATAGTTAACTTTGCTCATACATGAGGCACCATCTATTAGACGTTTAAAGTAATTACTAGGCCTCTAGAGTAGTCTCTTACATTGTGACATACTCACTCTTGACTATAGCTCTGTACCGATCACACGTACATCTAGAAGTTCTGTGTACAAGACATAATGAAGCTGCAACTTCATATAGACGTATATATAATCAAAGTGTTATATTATTACTAGAATAGCCATCCTTCCTATTTTccacaaattattataaaagtccttcataatgtaatataattaatgcaaataatttataaagatgatttttatttataagcaatATTCATActatatgacattgcaagcgaaacagattcactcaacaaaatatttattaactattaataaatatttattaactattaataaatatttataaactattattaattgtacttTACTCCCAAATGAACATttgttaaatgttaaaaaatatttattaaaatttaataaattaaataattggcttcaaataatttaatttattaatagttaataaatctttctatcaatgaaattatattgaattacgatttattttcataatactaaccctgattaagaaatctaatttgaaatgatttaaaatgatttgaaatgatttaaaagCATCGGATTTTAATACTATATAGATATACTATTAACATGAAGGTTATCATTCCAAATCATCTTTCTGAATCAGGGAAGGCTGCTCACGAGAACATttgaattatatattttagctttttataaatttaggcTGGTGAAGATAATACTGTTTTAATGGTATCCGATATGCTACAAAATACTAACTCGTCGGAAGCAATGTCCGTAGGACATACAGAAGCAGAATCAAACTTTAATCGATCATTTGACACAAACCTAGTAAGTCttgtaatcaattttttaatcccattaaaagttatatatacaatatggtttatttctattataaaacTTGGATTTGTTGTAGGACAATAGCTATGTCGATTCGGAGCATGACACCATAGCATTTTCAAGCTGTGATGAGTCAAGTGATAGTTCAATGAGACATTATACTATCGATAGCAATGATGAGTCTTCAGATGAATCAGTTGATTGGAATTTTGATTGTAGTAACCCGAATGAAACTTTATTAtgtgatcaattttttaaaaatgcccCAGCAGAAGAAGATGAGCAGAGTGAGGAAAGCTTTGACAACTCGACACACGAAGAAttaatgattgaaaaatatacaaaGGAAGTCATGATTCGATCGTTACTAATACTTGCTTTTAAACTGAagttaagggggtattctggttTAGAAGCCTAAATTTTAggcatttttcaaactaacataaaaaaaaaattaagaacatttttattatcggtttttttat
Coding sequences within it:
- the LOC123258893 gene encoding uncharacterized protein LOC123258893 is translated as MVSDMLQNTNSSEAMSVGHTEAESNFNRSFDTNLDNSYVDSEHDTIAFSSCDESSDSSMRHYTIDSNDESSDESVDWNFDCSNPNETLLCDQFFKNAPAEEDEQSEESFDNSTHEELMIEKYTKEVMIRSLLILAFKLKLRGYSGLEA